CCGGAGCTTCTTGGTCTTGGAGTCGTAGGCCTCCAGGAagaactgctgctgcagtccGCCATCGTATCCTGGCATGCACTCGAGCTCCATGGTGGAGTAGATGATGTTGTCGTAGTTGTCGAAATTTATGGTACCGCCGCCAGCAAAGCCGTCATGTGCAGGCCCAGTTGCCGAGCCACCCAGCAAACTCTGGGTGACCACTCCGTTGCTGAAACTATACTCCATGCGTGAGTAGTCGAAATGAGGAAGCTGCCAATCAGCAGCGGAGTCGGTGGCTTGGCTGGTTTTCTGCTCCCTAATGTGAGGTCCTTCTGTTGTCCGTTGCAGCGGAGTGGCGGCTGTGGTGTCGGATGTGGAGAGAGCCACACTGGCAACGAAGTCATCGTCGCTAACATTGTACATATCATCGACCTCGCCCTCGTCATCATCGCcggcctcctcctcctcgacgTTGTCCTCCAGCGACTCCAgatccagctgctcctccaggGACAGCATGTGCACATGTTTCGCCCGCCTGTCCCCGTCCTCCTCCACAGTATCGTAGTCCTCCAGTTCGCCCGGACCGTCGGCCAAGTAATCGGCATCGGTGGCCAGCTGGGCAACATCTTCATCCAGGTCTGCGTCGTCATCATGTGCCCCTCCATCCTCGTCCACATCCTCGTCATTAGTCTCTGTTTCAGCATCCATCTCTGCTCCATCttcgtcatcatcgtcgtcgtcgtcgttgtcctcatcaccatcaccatcaccatcattgtcgttgtcgttgtcgttgccAGTGGAGTCCTGCTTGGAGGACGACGCCTTGTCCTTGACTTCCGCTGCAACTGCACCTTGCGCCGATGTCGCTGCTCTTTCCCTGACATTGTTGCCGCTAATTGCTGCTGCTACCGGCTGGTTGCTTATTTGCGGAGCATTGGGTGgcagcaactgttgctgctgcttctgctgctgcttctgtttgtCTAGGATGGTTAGGGACTTGCGAGACCGcttattgttgctgccactggcagcagcagccgcagcagcagcaacagtattaacagcagcaacatcctgCTCGATTTCCACCGCCGCcgtggcagtggcagccaaTGAGGCAGCCGAAGAGGAGGGCGGGGAGGATAATGATGCCGATGTGGAAGCCGCCGCCACAGTTGCCAAGATGTCATTTGCTGCCAGTCGCTTCCTTCGcctcaaactcaaactcaaactcgaaCTGGATGTTGCATAATGATGGATTATATTGCTGTTGTGCTCGTCTGTTGTTCCCTTcagttgcttttgcttttgctgttgcgattgcctttgtttttgtttgtgcatGTTTTTCTGTCGCTTATTAAAATACTTTGCTGGCTGTTTGCCATTGTTACTcttgctgttgatgttgctgctgctgctcctgctgctgctgctgctgctgcctttgccTAGATGCGACGTTGATAAATTTGATTCTGCCTGCTTCCGCTGGCTGCTGGTTATTGATGTTGCtgcatgctgctgctgttgctgctgttgctgttgctgctgcagttgctgcggGTCTCGGCTGGCACGCCGCATTCGCTGCTTCGACGACTTGGACGACTTGGAGGACTTGGAGGGCGATCCATCAGGTGTGCTATCGCTACCGGACATGGCAGCAGTGGCCTggagttgttgctgctgctgctgctgttgctgctgcgattgCTGCTTTCTCTGGCGCTGCCGCTCGATGGCCGCCAGTGTCTGCGACGGTGTGAATGATGTCCGCTTCTTGAGGCGCTGTACTTGCTGCTGACTGAGCTGCTTATTATTGGATTTGGCCTGGCCGGTCctcatatttttattggccacATTGTTCCGGGCAGTGGCAGGAGCACTAccattgttgccgctgccactgctgttATGGCGCTCACGTACGTACTCCATGTGCGGGTAATTCGACTCGTGTCTGCCGTATTGTGTGGGCAGCAACTGATTGGCATGCATTGTCGTCTGATTCGATGAGTTCAGCGAGGCGGAGGTCACCACATACGGCCGGAGTGTACAGTTTCGCAGTGCCCCCGGCTTGGCTACAAAGATCGAGTAAGCGAAACCAATCAATGACAAACAACATTCGCAACATTCGTACGTATTATGTTCTAAAATACAGTGTTACTAACTACGGTGAATGGATCGTTTTCCTAGCTTaatgtcaatttaaatttgacCGACTTGGACAACTTTCTAACAAGTATATTGATAGGACCATAGAAAGTTatgcctttgtttttgtgtgctaCTTCTCATTGTTCTGTATTGATTTCATACTTTAGTATTTAATGATTGATTTAAATGATTGGTAATAATTAAAGGCGGTAGAACTCACCTGCTGGCACCACCTGGAACACACACGGATCCGACTGCTTTCCGATGGCATTACGGCCGTAACAGGCCAATGTTCCGTAGTCCCGTTCGCCTTTGGGCGTGTAGATCAGCTCGCTGACGGTTTCCACTGTAAGCAAATTGGTAATAGAATACAGgtgcaaattgcaattcaGTTTGGGCGCTTAATAAATTGGCcttttttggcaaagtttAATGAAATAAGTTCTGCTTGCCCAAGCAGCTCAGTCAAGCCAACTGGGCCGGCAGAAGATAATCCAATTTGCGAGCATGCGGTGCGAGTATGTGCATGATATTGATAAAAGTACGAGTATCTGCAGCA
This genomic stretch from Drosophila yakuba strain Tai18E2 chromosome 3R, Prin_Dyak_Tai18E2_2.1, whole genome shotgun sequence harbors:
- the LOC6537549 gene encoding uncharacterized protein LOC6537549 isoform X2; its protein translation is MDFPAKRTSTMPLTTSYNANIRRSCMALFTLFLFAAHISLTSGQIDWDDDDDPVSTVSVEAVLGRTASLPCDIEPEAKDDRVYMVLWFRESAGKPLYSFDVRGRPFEKALYWSDTNSFGPRAYFVTGQQPAKLSVDNIQLDDEGVYRCRVDFQNSPTRNHRINLTVIVPPHQILVYDASGRDVAGAVGPLLEGDNIVLTCEVRGGRPEPTVTWLNGTRTLEAGSGVSMGRHVTVNRLEVAQISRSALNNTYRCQASNTKLVAPVERSIRIEMLLKPTSVNLTNKLKVFASNTQYNLTCIVAGSVPDTEIKWTQNNRPFKRGLLSTNQGNGRVISTLTFYPQPEDDGTMLKCEGSNPRLQNSAIEDSLMMNVIYPPQVTLSLGSTLRPDDIKEGDDVYFECHIKSNPKEHRIMWSHDGQPVTQNVSWGIIISTRSLVLQRVGRIHSGFYACSAANDRGETQSAPVNLRIRYAPVCSSSSITVIGASLEEAVPIPCRVNSDPPEIDFEWTFSTSGEHFEVPSGHYATIQDPTMTTTSDVRRTVVESNETHFESYVETVSELIYTPKGERDYGTLACYGRNAIGKQSDPCVFQVVPAAKPGALRNCTLRPYVVTSASLNSSNQTTMHANQLLPTQYGRHESNYPHMEYVRERHNSSGSGNNGSAPATARNNVANKNMRTGQAKSNNKQLSQQQVQRLKKRTSFTPSQTLAAIERQRQRKQQSQQQQQQQQQQLQATAAMSGSDSTPDGSPSKSSKSSKSSKQRMRRASRDPQQLQQQQQQQQQQQHAATSITSSQRKQAESNLSTSHLGKGSSSSSSRSSSSNINSKSNNGKQPAKYFNKRQKNMHKQKQRQSQQQKQKQLKGTTDEHNSNIIHHYATSSSSLSLSLRRRKRLAANDILATVAAASTSASLSSPPSSSAASLAATATAAVEIEQDVAAVNTVAAAAAAAASGSNNKRSRKSLTILDKQKQQQKQQQQLLPPNAPQISNQPVAAAISGNNVRERAATSAQGAVAAEVKDKASSSKQDSTGNDNDNDNDGDGDGDEDNDDDDDDDEDGAEMDAETETNDEDVDEDGGAHDDDADLDEDVAQLATDADYLADGPGELEDYDTVEEDGDRRAKHVHMLSLEEQLDLESLEDNVEEEEAGDDDEGEVDDMYNVSDDDFVASVALSTSDTTAATPLQRTTEGPHIREQKTSQATDSAADWQLPHFDYSRMEYSFSNGVVTQSLLGGSATGPAHDGFAGGGTINFDNYDNIIYSTMELECMPGYDGGLQQQFFLEAYDSKTKKLRLNMSSTYTDVPVFRIDLSEITRPGCWSYNIYSAVRKPQTKDLAFMRPAATRTWEQGAGRSRNAATATATATNTKTKTNQSNKLSKKLSWRNCALASRQVENPAARRGKLAVKEIWWLRV
- the LOC6537549 gene encoding uncharacterized protein LOC6537549 isoform X3, whose translation is MDFPAKRTSTMPLTTSYNANIRRSCMALFTLFLFAAHISLTSGQIDWDDDDDPVSTVSVEAVLGRTASLPCDIEPEAKDDRVYMVLWFRESAGKPLYSFDVRGRPFEKALYWSDTNSFGPRAYFVTGQQPAKLSVDNIQLDDEGVYRCRVDFQNSPTRNHRINLTVIVPPHQILVYDASGRDVAGAVGPLLEGDNIVLTCEVRGGRPEPTVTWLNGTRTLEAGSGVSMGRHVTVNRLEVAQISRSALNNTYRCQASNTKLVAPVERSIRIEMLLKPTSVNLTNKLKVFASNTQYNLTCIVAGSVPDTEIKWTQNNRPFKRGLLSTNQGNGRVISTLTFYPQPEDDGTMLKCEGSNPRLQNSAIEDSLMMNVIYPPQVTLSLGSTLRPDDIKEGDDVYFECHIKSNPKEHRIMWSHDGQPVTQNVSWGIIISTRSLVLQRVGRIHSGFYACSAANDRGETQSAPVNLRIRYAPVCSSSSITVIGASLEEAVPIPCRVNSDPPEIDFEWTFSTSGEHFEVPSGHYATIQDPTMTTTSDVRRTVVESNETHFESYVETVSELIYTPKGERDYGTLACYGRNAIGKQSDPCVFQVVPAAKPGALRNCTLRPYVVTSASLNSSNQTTMHANQLLPTQYGRHESNYPHMEYVRERHNSSGSGNNGSAPATARNNVANKNMRTGQAKSNNKQLSQQQVQRLKKRTSFTPSQTLAAIERQRQRKQQSQQQQQQQQQQLQATAAMSGSDSTPDGSPSKSSKSSKSSKQRMRRASRDPQQLQQQQQQQQQQQHAATSITSSQRKQAESNLSTSHLGKGSSSSSSRSSSSNINSKSNNGKQPAKYFNKRQKNMHKQKQRQSQQQKQKQLKGTTDEHNSNIIHHYATSSSSLSLSLRRRKRLAANDILATVAAASTSASLSSPPSSSAASLAATATAAVEIEQDVAAVNTVAAAAAAAASGSNNKRSRKSLTILDKQKQQQKQQQQLLPPNAPQISNQPVAAAISGNNVRERAATSAQGAVAAEVKDKASSSKQDSTGNDNDNDNDGDGDGDEDNDDDDDDDEDGAEMDAETETNDEDVDEDGGAHDDDADLDEDVAQLATDADYLADGPGELEDYDTVEEDGDRRAKHVHMLSLEEQLDLESLEDNVEEEEAGDDDEGEVDDMYNVSDDDFVASVALSTSDTTAATPLQRTTEGPHIREQKTSQATDSAADWQLPHFDYSRMEYSFSNGVVTQSLLGGSATGPAHDGFAGGGTINFDNYDNIIYSTMELECMPGYDGGLQQQFFLEAYDSKTKKLRLNMSSTYTDVPVFRIDLSGWLRNHEARVLVVQYLQCCAKAAN